In Cryptomeria japonica chromosome 5, Sugi_1.0, whole genome shotgun sequence, the genomic window AGTAGAATGTGCATGTCCATCCTCCCACACCTGAGTATGGCTGGATCAAGTATATCCTTGTGGTTGGTCGTAAATACAATAATACGCTCCTCTCCGCAGCAGAACCACAAGCCATCTGTGAAATTGAGAAAACCAGACAGAGTCACTTTGTTgctgctcttctcctcttcattgtCGTTAGAAAGCCCCGAAACCCTGTCAGTTAGACACAACAAGCAATCGATGTATTCAATAATAATCAAAGATTTTTCCTTTGTTTGCGTGAGAAGTGCATGGAGCTCCGCATTGTTCTTCACCCGAGTGAGCTCGAGGTCGTACAAATCGTTCCTGGCAGGCACGAAGCTTGATTTCCCCGTTCCAGGCGGGTCGTGAAGAAGGTAGGCTCGCTTCCACGAATGCCCAATCCGGCTGTAAAATTCCTTTCCTCTCTTAAAGTTGTCAAGATCCATCATAATATTGCGTTTGAGAGGAGGATCGAGAGCGATTGTGTCCATTGCGGAAGAATGCTTGAACGGAATGCCGGTCCATCCATACCCGTAGATAGCATCACCTGTATTGTTGTAGAGCGTGATATCTTCACTGTCTCTAGTAAAATCCTTTGCCCGTCTTGTAATGTGATTGATGTAAGCGGAGAGGAAGGCTTTGTCTGCCTTTGGCATTTTGGCTGTGAAGCTCCGCCTCTCTTTGTTGATTTGAACGTAGTCTCCGTTGTATGCTTCCACTGTAGTGTTGTTCGGATGCGAAGCCTGTTAAATTTTCTACATTGTAGAATACAGATCTAGttagaaaagagaaaacaaaacttgcaagAGAAAACGGAACAAAAAAACAGAAAAGCTGAGAATGAAATTCTATTTTTTGGAAGTTTTGTTTCTGATTTCCTAACTAGATCTGTATTCTACAATttagaaaatttaacatggtatcagagtctaaGAGCTAGGAGGAAGGACAAATTATTTGCAGGCAGATTTCTGAAGAATGGAAGCTGTCGTAACCCTTTGTTTCTAGATCATgctcatttctttctttgttcatGCTCTTGGTTGCATGGGCCTTGCCTTTATCATCTCCTTTGTGATACACTATTTCAATGGACATGTTTTGTTTCTCCTTTTTTATATTATCAGGGAGACTTTATACTATTAGTGCTAATGCTTCTTggttttgtttcaagtttgatcAGTTCACCATTGGCACCTATATTTTCGACTAGCAgcttcttcttgcatggttgagtagtgtcgttGGGGTCACTCGTGCAGATTCATGTGCCACATACATCTTCGAATGTCTGATGCTTTTTCTTTGTTTCCCATTTGGTTattgttcgagtagtgtcattgagggcactcatgcagattcttGATCTTGGTCATCATCTTGGCTTGTGAAGAGCTTCTTCATTCAGCACTCTCGTGGTCCTCCTTTGATACTTGTTCACACTTTTCTTGTATCTCAAAAGATATTCTTCTACACTTCATATAGTTGCATCTCTTGTAATTTTGAGGGGGGTTTTATTCCCACTatgttttccctctttcctcttttctttcattaggtttatctctccttagttagacttaagggtgGGTGTTAGTGCATGCAACGGTTTGGTGCCCATGATTTACGGAAAACTTGTGTTCCACCGTAACCGACACTCATGCACTGCTATATTTGTGTCAGCTAACAAAGGAGTGCATTGTTAAACTCTACTCGTAATTTATTTTAACTCTTTATGCATATCCTCTAGTTTATGATTCCACTGTAATTTCAATTATTTTTGTGGCTCATTCCTTGTATAAAATCATGCTTTCAGGCATATTGTAAAACACacaatgaattaatataatttcattcttgCAGCTCTTCTTTTTTTCTGTATTTTCTggaagttttgtttcttacttcctagctagatctgtattttaaaatgtagaaaatttaacaAAGCCCAACGGTCACAACCATACGTCTTCTGGAGACTCTTCGCTTGAATGCTCTATATGATTATAAATATTGAGTATAGTACATGCTTGATATTGTGTTGTACTTGCATTATTGATTAATAGAGATTACTCCCTGCGTTTctagtggacgtagccacttagtggttaACCATGTTAAACCTTGTGTTATGTGTTTATGTCTCTTTTAGTTTCATTCCATTATGTTTTCTTTGCTCATTtataaataacaattggtatcagagctatggtgaAATGTTAACCAGAGATGGGTGCACTTAGTTTTTGTTCGATTCCGGAGTTGGGTGCTTTAATGTTATCAACAAATAGGCTGAAGTCTCAGATGATGAGGCCGAATCAGATGATGAAGCCGAATCAATCATCAAAAAATTTATTAGTTGTCTAGACTcggtagagagtgatgtccaagtggatgttgaaacccaaaatcatgttcatAGGTAGGATGGCTGGAAAAAGGAGTTGATTTCAGCTcaagaagaagagggtttgaagtattcattgtttgaagaagaagagactaaTGTGTTTGCCTTCCAGGATGAGAAGGATTCCTCCCAGGGTGAGGAGGATGTAGTCTCAAATTTGGCAAATGAAGATGACCTTGAAGAAGGTGAGGCTATTAGCTCAAAAGATTACATGTATGAACAAATTTAGAGACTACAAGAGGAATTTTTTTTTCTCACAGAGCGAATATGCAGtatggaagatgaaatggaagatttGCAAGAGAAATTTACGAAAGAGTGGGAGTTTTATGTAGAAAAAAAAATGAAGAGCTGAAAAAGGAATTGACCGCCCTCAATACAATTTTTACAACATTAGAAAATATTTCAGGTTCTGTGGAAGTAGAAATGAATACAAAGGACAAGGACACCATGTGCCGAGTTCAAATTTTGGAAGTCGAAGAGGTGAATGAATGGCTGGATAAGTGGACCCTGCTTGAAACACTTGATCACGAGTGGCTAGAAAAAGTAATATAGAGTCAGCTAGTGATGAAAAATATAGAGGCTGAAAAATTCAAGAATGCCCCCCCCTATAGTGGAATCAGTCTACCTTTCTGTGCAGTTGCAGCTTTTGAGGAAGGCGATGAGGCAGAGAGGTTTCCAACCTTGCCATATTCGACACTACTGGACATTCTAATGAATTTGTGGTTAATGATGTGGGACTTTTTGTGTCTCGGGAATGTGATGCAGATTGTCATGATAGAGATGGAGTTATCGAATGGGGTGCGGGCACATTTGCTGACTCAGTTGTTGATGATATTAAGCACAAGCCTCTAGATAGATTTCCTCATCATGGATGTGGTAATTGTCAATGGGAGCATGAATATAGGCCGGGAAATCGAGTGTTGTCTACAGAACGAACTTGCTATGTCCATTGCCAACATAGTAACCTTCTTCAGGAAATGTTGAGGTCTGAAAGCTCTATATCCGCGTCGGATACCCTGCTGGAGGAGTGCAGGGCATGGAGTGTTGGGTTGCCCGTTGTGGAAAACAAAGTTTTGGGACATGGGGCCATTAAAAATTTCAATATCATTGAGAAGCTCACCTCCTTCATTCAAACACTCGTCCTCCCTTTTGCCATCCATTACTTGTAACTTGCAGACATTGCAGAGAATCCCATTCGCCAATACTTTTGAAGTCATGTAGATAGTGTGGACAAGAATGACTTAAGGCCTCTTACAGTAGCAGATGATGCTATTGAAAAAGACATGCGTTTTATTTTTTCTAAACACTTCTCAACACATGCAATATATGGGGAGGAGAATGGATGGACTTGCAATGGAGACAATGGAAAACATATTTAGGTTTTAGATATTATTGATGGCTCAAAAAGCTTTATCAGAGGGAAGCCTTTATTTGGGACACTTATAGCTCTTGTTCACAAAGGAATTTTGATTCTTGGAATTATTGATCAGCCTATTTTACATGAAAGAGGAATTGGGAAGTGCTTACTCGAGCTAGCTATTTTGGATGAATTATCTGTATGCCACAAAAACTAGCGTAGAGTGGAATCTAATAGTCAATGCTGGTAATGCCTTAAGGATAGTTGAAGAGGAAGGAATGAGTGGTCTTGAATATTAGTATGTTGGCTTTTCTTagagagagagggcacaacttcaagggtctTGGCATACTCCATGATAAGCACAATAAGCAAATCATGGAGAATGGGATTATTTGGATTCTCCATATGTTATTCAAGACTATTCTCTAAAGAGGAGGCCATATAGAAAGGAGtagaaatgattttaccatgcctaaaatggcaGGGAAAGATACTGGCATATCTTCCATCAagcgtaatatacctcatgatgaactcaaCCATGTTCACCTAGGGAGTCATAAGATCTTTCCTGTTGTAGCCACCATGAACCATTTTGTTAACTCTTGAGTGCTTCTTGTCTTTATCAAAAAAATTTGCCAAGTCTTCCTCCCCTATTTTCCTGTCTCTGTAGAACCTTCTGCCATTCATCGCCATACCAGTAACCATTTCCACCAGGGTTTTGTCCAGCTGGTAATCAACACCATAAGCCCTaaaacccctttcttccacccattgacaaaggtTTCCATGAGCggaggagaagggccatggagtctttccaagaaggggacCATTCCCTCATCAATGATTTCCTAATCAATGATTTCCTACCACAcctccttgtttttcttccatttctcaaaaGTAGGTGGTTCTTTCCTATTCTTGTCCCGAACCATAATGGTTCGGGTCACCAAATAGTAGGAAATGGGCCGCACGAAAGAAGTCTCCAAACAAtagcaggaaatgggccacacaaaAAAAGTTTCCGACCAGTAGCAGGAAATGGGCAACACAATTAGATAGAAAATctaggcacaagggaagtttctatatCTTCGGATAGGGAAAACAAAAATTAGTCGTTTCCCCAGCAACTCAATGAAATCATGATTAAAATTTAATGATTACCGCAAGTCGGTGAAATCATCACAAGCCAGATCACACAAGTTTTTTGAGAAAGAATCCATATTGCTCCACAATTTGGCCGCCACGTAGCCCACTACCATATAGGCCAGTAGATCCACCGCTTTGTCGCCTTTTCAAAAGACGTGCAAAATTTTAAATTCATCCAACTCATTTATTATATCCTGGCAATCCTTGATCAGATTAACAATCATCCAGCTAGGATCTGTGCACCGATTCAGACAATTGAATGTGTATATTGAGTCAGATTCCAACCAGACCTTTCTAAAACCTTCTCTTTTAGACACATGTAACCCAATGTGGGAAGCGTTGGCCTCCGCAAAGTGGTTGGATTGGGTGCCGAGAGGGAGCCCCACTACAAAAACTAACAGACCCATATGAGTGTTAATAATTAGTCTATAAGATTTATGAAGAGATAAGTCATACACTTGGTTTAATACGACACAAcacttaaaatataaaaaaatatatacttgTTATGTGTTTCTTTGAACACTTTTGAAGGTTCATGTCATTGTCATATCAAGTCATTAAGTGAAATTTGTCATTGATTATTTAAGGAAAGTTAAAATATTTTCAGGAATTTACTTCTCTTATTGAGAAattaaggttaagttaaataacggTTCTATTTTATTAGGGTTTGAAGTTAGGGTTGTAGTTTATTTAGGGTGAAATCAAAGTTTAATGATTATTATAGTTAGGGTTGAGGTTCAATTtgggttaaggttatggttagtgATAGGGTTTTGATTATATAAAGTTATCAACATTATTTACTCACCTATTCATGTTGTGGGTTCTAATTATATAGATTTTCTCAAGGTTACAACGATGCTTAAAAATAGGATCAGTGTTATAATTCGGGCTAGGGTTTGATTAGAATTAGTGTTCAAATATGGTTACTATTATGCTTAAAGTTACAATATAATTAATATTAGGACTAAGGCTTGATTAGGGTTAATATTTACGTATGGTAATGGTTTAATCAAGGTTAGGGATCAATTAAGGGTAGGACTCATTTAAGGATAGGTTTAGggtaaattttttataataaagatTACCTAGCTTAGTGTTAGTGTTGAGATTTAAATATTCTTAGGGTCAAGGTTcaggttaggattcaattaggattaggattatggtcaAATTATGATTAAGACTAcaaatagggttaggattaggattaacatTCAGTTTTGTGTTTAAAGTAATTAAGGTAAATATTTTATTAGCAttcaattttaggattagaatttcactagggttagggttaaatcaaTATTCAATGagtattagggttaaggtttaataaTGGTTACGTTTAGGGATATGTTTACAATTGTATGATAACAATTTTCCTAATCCCAATCCATACCTTACCCTAACCTTGAATTTATCTCAAACCCAAAACCCAAATCCTAATAAAAAACTAACACTAATTTTATCTTTAGCACTAACCCTAACCCCTACCCTAACCATAAATATAGTTTAAACCTAACAAAGTAACTCTGCCCCTAAATCAAATTATATCCCTAATTATAATAATAACCCTAAACACAACCCAAGCCCTTGTTAGCAACTATCAAGAAgggagactgagagggggggtgaaacatTCTAATCATTCTTCAAAAGATCAaagaaaattaaactttaaaacataaactgataaactgcaacaatgaattagataagaaaatcagaaacaaaacacacaaaaccaagattttgacgtgaaaaacccggttaagggaaaaaccatggtcggaaCCTAtctacagtcagatgatactttgtATTAGtctgtaaaaatattacaatggggaatgctcatatattcaggaacactgcctagagatcactgctcaaaagatatatgcccaaaaAGCTACAACCctaagagaagtctcactgacttacaatatgattcaaactacaatatgaaaaaaatgaactgcaatgatagcatctacaaatgcctgatgatagttccggttaaacacaacatcaaccacaacatgctacatgaccagaaataccgcataacatgaaaatcatcaccggttcatagaaagcACCAAAATATCGCACAACAAtgaatgtggatcaccaaaaaaaatagatgactaggaaacaccaacaagcacattggaACCATCCGGAACAatttcaccaacaccacttttcaaatcttcatcgatcaacatctagaaagctcaagaacataaccaatcgaCAACTATTATGAAggaagataacttgcagagaaccaaatcatgaaccatgaaaaatgaagatacacaagatcatcccaaacaatatctcaaagtctcagcacaagatctaatcacactggaatatactagaggaaataccagattctacaaaatagtgatcaacaaaaccaaacttcaaaaccaGATCAGAAACTCTTTCCAAAATCAccaaaataaatcacaagaatatgttgacatcaattccaacaacatatcttagcagcagaaattccaacaatctccccctttggcatttatggcaacatatgactgggaaaaacaatcaatgtaaagaaagaatatatcaccaacaaactccctctaagatcaaaatagataaagaattttttcacatgatctctctccccctttgatagcaatgtcaAAGATgtccaaaacaaaaaatcaaactctctcctTATACAtaatcatgaatctctctccccctgggatatacaaacaaatcaacaaactactccagcagaggagcaacaccaactcatcaatccaaatagaAGAATAAGGCTCTAAATTCCATTGGATCGATGAAACTCAAttcatctaattctcatcaggaggggtggatacccctaacttgtgtctcaaataaacaaatgtatctgtaggcaatggtttagtgaaaatatcaacagcttgttcctttgtagatacatactccagcttcaccttcccttcactgacttgctctctcaagtagttaTATTTGATCGATATATGCTTTATACTTTGAATGTTGTACTAGattttttgacatgtttatagcactaaaattatcatagtatataacagtaggctcatcatgaataactctaatatctttcaacattttcttcatccaaactatctaagtgcaattactagaaacaacaatgtactcggcttcagtagtagatagagatactaaatcttgtttcaTCCTAGCCCGTGAAACAAGTTTCTTACCTAacaaaaatgctccaccggtagtactctttcagtcatcaacattgtTGGCAATTGAGACTCAATTGGGTGGTTTCACTTTGTTGCctttgatggaaacatggtattgtgttccggcttttgttgtgtaccaacaggcacttcatagatactACATTGGCACCAACACCGATAGGACAAAagaatttctttggtcaccagcaatgtaggccgacatggtttactATAtattatcagtattggaggctgacatatcttggatccgacatcggcaattgattttaatgttcatgcatttatgttatctagccgacatgtaatttgatattgtatatatctttgtaagttgacataaggcatgaaaatttgtataaggtatataggtcagtttgatagatcattttgacataGACAAGAGAGgtaattatggatatgtgaatgtaatatgatacaaaatatatcagagagatcatgtatgtgaggaaattcatgtaagggttattttggtaaagggtttagggtttcagaccggaacatacaaagcttaaactagaattgtattctagcataaaagatgctatcttagcagttcacatttCTCTGATTtctagtctagaattttatgtaatcaatgatgctccttttgtgattgagtagtgcaggcccctcatatttttaatatctcttcatatggttagtggattgatattgccagtcacaaatcccaccgtggtttttcctcttttaggttttccacgtatatttaatctatgtgttatggatctgatttatgtgattggcttattggttgctttacttctttcaattttgtatgtacctatataccggttggtgtatgcatgttctaataaggctaaaattaatagaTCCAGAATaactctaattcacccccccctctcagtgttattggattccaacaattggtattagaaccttgtgcctcggaggaagttgaacagcttgaggaagatcttgaaactagaatccatggatatgggtttcaagaagcaacttgagatggcacttgaagattgtCATGTTGAaaagttgaagaacttaaagctacaagatgtattgaattctgctaaggaattcattcttgtcctacaatagAGGCTATCATATTTTCAAGCTAGgaagaaggaacttttgcaaagtcaggatgatgaacagaaagatacacttaaggaacaatatcagaaattgagtcaggagaacatggctatgaaaaatgaaatgcaagttataactatgaggatgtttagggagattgaggacaaaaagaagaaagaagaaaatcttgttgtatccctgaagaacaaatttgaagaatgtggtaggttggttcatgagaatgatatgttgagaactgatttggtacaatcccagagtaatgaataagagcttgagagacaaatgataatttagagagaagatttaactactgcaagtgagtataaagaaaaattcaagatcatctcagcatagctagatgagttattgaagagacaaaggcagaatggtgattctagtggacttgaatttgagcaaggacaaagttctagTACCTCTAATGAAGattaaaaccataaggcaccggtgaggcaatttaatgcttataaattcaatagtagatgttttgtttgcaatagatttggtcacatggctaggtaatgtagaaacagagcaaatcagaaccctgattctgctcatggtaaatgttccaaatacaataagtatggtcattaaaaaaaagattgcagaatgaattttaaatgctatgcatgtggaaaatatggacatatggataatcattgcaggtcaagcaatttcaccagttttagaaaagcaattgaaaggaacaatgttacatgttatgcgtgTAATgaggttggtaatggaggatcaaatgagaaatgaaaagagaaggttagtgaaatccggtaagatcatactcagagatgggttagaaagactaaagaacaatcatcagacGAGAATGTCGCAATTACTTATTCAGTAGAAGAGGCTACTCCTAGACCAATAGGGAGCTCATCttgtaactgaggcagatgccttaggcataggaaaaattcatgaagatgttgcatatgcccagGGAATaggttctggaagatgttacaaatattggagatgattatccgacatggatatgttttgtgtgatatccgatatctttcactagcagtcatttatgtcagtggaagattagggtttttcttgaacgTTAAAAGGTTGAATTGACTTCAttgttgatcaccttgcattcatagTGATTTCAGAGTGACTAAgagcaattagatttcttctttaGTGATTTCACCAATGTCTAGAAGAATTTGTTGCAGGTTTTCAGCGAGAGCGATCAAAATGTATTTATCTTTgaacatggaagcaagatcatcatctattcctatttttgttgtagACCCGACTATAGTAGAGGTTAAGAACTGCCCCAGgctaattttcaagcggtatccacatgtggctaccctagaagattcacttggagcattttctcgcattcCAGAGGGAGTtatctatgtagaggatgttaaggcatatattcactatcacatcaaggacttgggaacttctaaaattaagggcatgtatatgagtgagttgatgggagaatctggaaagatcaaactagcatacaagcatattgaagacctagggtttaccaacattttggatattccagaatttgaggatgagataatcagatatgttttgagtagagtataTGGGAAATTTATATGGTTaaacagaccttacaaaatcacgaaggaagtcatctgggcaacatccaaacaagaaggtttcaaatgatttcatgaaaaGATCACCAGCACAAtatttgacaaaagatccatgaaaatGAACACTATCATCGACATAAACATcaaattcggtagcatgatcatcaagTATAAGctaactcagtcaaaccaactaAATTCTGTTTCCAGTTCATACATTTTGGCTgtatacaaaatgatgagagagaatgtaaaattagatctacGCAGtaggatgctagatgagttgttaataaatctagggaagattaagggtgaaaataGCGGTACATTCTAGTATGGCAACTTGATATTtttcttgatgttatatttcatgaatgataaacCCGGTTTTGGTAGGAGGCAATGGGAATTTGACATCCTGGTAGGGAGACaaatgaaatagtcaattgctgctTTTGGAAGTTAGAGAGATGATAAGgc contains:
- the LOC131875924 gene encoding AAA-ATPase At4g25835-like; translated protein: MTSKVLANGILCNVCKLQVMDGKREDECLNEGGELLNDIEIFNGPMSQNFVFHNGQPNTPCPALLQQGIRRGYRAFRPQHFLKKASHPNNTTVEAYNGDYVQINKERRSFTAKMPKADKAFLSAYINHITRRAKDFTRDSEDITLYNNTGDAIYGYGWTGIPFKHSSAMDTIALDPPLKRNIMMDLDNFKRGKEFYSRIGHSWKRAYLLHDPPGTGKSSFVPARNDLYDLELTRVKNNAELHALLTQTKEKSLIIIEYIDCLLCLTDRVSGLSNDNEEEKSSNKVTLSGFLNFTDGLWFCCGEERIIVFTTNHKDILDPAILRCGRMDMHILLSFCTFPAFKSLAFNYLEIEDHPLFSVMEEKMACGAEMTPADFIEVLMNKMDDPDEASRDLIFALDGKKRVRNALLTS